In Ureibacillus thermophilus, the genomic stretch CGCGGCGAGTTTTGCCTTCCAGCAACAACTCGACAGCTCGGGCACCAAGTCTGCTTGCCAAAACCCTGTCAAATGCAGTTGGAGAACCTCCCCGTTGAATATGGCCCAGAACGGTAATTCTCGTTTCAATGCCCGCCTTTTCTTTTAGCATCTCGGCAAGCTTTGAAGCCGGCATAGCTCCCTCTGCCACAATAATGATGCTGTATTTTTTCTTGCGCGATTCTCCCCGCTTTAAACGCTCCACAATTTCATCTAAATCATAAGGCTCTTCAGGGATAATCACCGTTTCCGCTCCGGCAGCAAGCCCCGACCATAGGGCAATGTCACCGGCATTTCTCCCCATTACTTCTATAATGAATGTATTCTCATGGCTTGTGGCCGTATCGCGGATATTGTCAATGGCATTCACAACCGTATTAATTGCCGTATCAAAACCAATTGTAAAATCCGTACCCGGTACATCATTATCAATCGTTGCAGGAACACCGATACAGTGGAAGCCTAATTTTGTAAGTTCAATCGCGCCGCGGTATGAACCATCGCCTCCAATGACGATTAATCCTTCAATGCCTGCTTCTCTCATTTTTTGGATTCCTTGCAATCGGTATGCTTCTTCCATAAATTGAGGGCA encodes the following:
- the pfkA gene encoding 6-phosphofructokinase; the protein is MKRIGVLTSGGDAPGMNAAIRAVVRKGNYHGVEVYGIYHGYEGFIQGKMKLLDLGSVGGIIQRGGTKLFSSRCPQFMEEAYRLQGIQKMREAGIEGLIVIGGDGSYRGAIELTKLGFHCIGVPATIDNDVPGTDFTIGFDTAINTVVNAIDNIRDTATSHENTFIIEVMGRNAGDIALWSGLAAGAETVIIPEEPYDLDEIVERLKRGESRKKKYSIIIVAEGAMPASKLAEMLKEKAGIETRITVLGHIQRGGSPTAFDRVLASRLGARAVELLLEGKTRRAVGIKNYQVYDYDLMDIMTTKHKADISLYTLSKELSI